GCCCATCAGACCGGAGCTGACCGTTTTCGTTTTGTCAAGATTGTATTCAATCCGAAACTCCTCCAGAATGATACCGGCTTCTTCATTATACTTATGGTTTCTGAGAAAAGCGGTAGCCAGGATTTGCTCTTTGGTTGCATTCGGGAGCATGTCCCCGCCTAGTTGCCAGGTCACAAACCTATTGTAAGGCATATTTTCATTGTAAGCATTAATTACCCAATCCCTCCACGGCCACTGTGTTCTTGAATGATCATTCTGATACCCAAACGAATCTCCGTAACGGGCGATATCCATCCACAGCAAAGCCATTTTTTCTCCATATGCCTTTTGGGCAATCAATTCATCTACAATCTTTTCGTAAGACTCCTCGCTGTCTTCCTTTTCAAATTTCTGCTGAAGGGCCAGTGAAGGTGCCAGGCCGGTAAGGTCCAGTGATAACCTTTTGATGAGTTGCTCGCGACCTGCCTGCTCATTTGGCTCAAGCCCATTCTCCTCCATTTTTGCCAGTGTAAAGAAGTCAATCTCATTCCTTGTCCATTCTTCGTCTCCCACATCAGGCAAGGCGCTCTGCTTTGGTGCTTCAAAAGCCCAGTGCTTCTCATATTTGGCACCCTGCTCGATCCACTTGCGCACCAGTCCAATTTCGCTTTCGTTCAACAGCCCGAGATGTGATTCCGGAGTCGGCATCTGATAGGAAGGATCCACCGAAGTAATCCTTTTATATACCTCCGACTGCTCGGGTTTACCAGGGAAAATACCGACGCCTTTGCCCTCTTTCAACTTCGCATAGGCACTCTCTGGATCATCCAGCCGAAGCCCCGCCTCGCGCTTCTGAGAATCCGGCCCATGGCATGCAAAGCATTTATCAGAAAGGATCGGCCGGATATCGAAATTATAGCTCACAGCATCGCTGCCCGACCTGGATTGTAAGGTTCCGTTCTTTTTAAAACACGAAACAGCCAGAAAGGCAGCTACGCCGAAAATGATGGAAAGAAACAAGATTTTTTTCTTCATTTGTCAATTCACTAAATCTGTGTAAACCCCATTAGAGCCATGTTAATATACTACCACTTGTAACGGGCAGCGAAAACCAAACGCTCCACACATCTATTATGCAGACAGATAAATACAACCGCTTGATATAGGACACATTACCAATATAATAGCAATAATTCAATTCGTTCCTATATCCCGTTTACTTTTCCCGCAGACTACCTCACTTACAGTACACAAATTTAATACAAATAAACCCCAGTAAATTAATAGCTGGTTGCCTCTTTTCAATACTATGTTTGCAATCTGATTACCCTGATCATGAGAGAAATCCAGGGATCATGAAGCCGAATCTCGATCCTGGAATGAATGAAACGCGAGCCAGCTGGGAGAATTTAGAAAATTACTCAACCAACAAAGATCGGGTGGGTAAGGAAAGCTTCCGGTCTAATCGGCATTGGCACTTCGTCCGGAACCGCTTTTGACTTCCCAGTTATCCGTACGAAATGGTGCAACGGGTAACCCGTCTTTACTGAAAACATTGGGCATTGCTTCGTTACTGAAAGCAAACCGCACTGCCACCGGCGTCTTTACCTGAGCACTTGACACCACCAGCCTGTCATTTTCTATTTTTACGCTTGCCGGCACAAATACCTGGTCTGCTCCGGCTACATAAAATTCATTCGGCGATTGTCCGTCACTCGTTTTAAAACCGGCAGGGGCATTATCGAAATATAAATTTGCTTTGCTGCCAATTACTTCCATTCTGTTAAAGTACGGGCTCTTATAAGCCTGTACGTTTTGTCCATAGGTTTCCGCCAAAGCGTAGTTCGCAAGTCTAAGACCGACATCCTTTTTGTTTTTGGGATGAATGTCTTTGATGTTGTCTACAAGATCACTGATCACCACCATTCCTGTCTTGGGAACGGTCAGGGTCTTTGCCTGGGCTTCGCGGAGTAATGCGCCGACGTTGGGATTGGGATATGCAAAGGGCGCTATTTCGACGAAGTAAAAAGGAAACTGTTTTTGCCATGCCTCCCGCCAGCTGTTGATCATGGCCGAAAACAGTTTGGTATAAGTTGCTGCGGTGTTTACATTGCCTTCACCCTGGTACCAGATCGCTCCGGCGATAGGAAAATTGGTAATCGGGTGAATCATGCTGTTATAGGCATACCCTGGGTCAACCGGCCAGGCCGCAGTAACGATTTGCTTTCCCGCTGCGGTCAGTAACTCAGGATCGTTGGTAACCAGTCCTTCCGGCGCCCAGACTTCGGCCGGAGTGCCGCCCCAGCTTGAATTGATAATCCCGACCGGGACATTCAACTTCTGCTGAAGCGCTTTGGCAAAAAAATAGCCCACCGCGCTAAATCCTTCCAGCGATGCTGATTCACAAGTTTTCCAGTTGCCTTCGATATTTTCCTGCGGAAATTTTGAAGTCGATTTAGGAACATGAAAAAGCCTCAGATTTGCATTGGCGCTATTGAGCATCTCATCCATGATCTGCTGTACGTTCTGGTAACTGCTCCATTCCATATTGGACTGTCCGGAGCAGACCCAAACCTCCCCGATCAGAATGTTATCCAGTGTAATGACATTGCTGCCTTTCAGCGTGATCACGTATGGGCCTCCCGCCTGCGGCGTTGCAACTTTGATCTTCCACCGGGCATCGCGGTCACCTGTTACCGAATCTGTTTTTGTGTTCCAGGAAGTGGTGATGTAAATCTTTTCACCGGGATCAGCCCAACCCCAAAGAACAGCTTCGGATTTTTGCTGCAACACCATGTTGCTGGCGATGATGTTGGGCAATCGGACAACCGCGAAAGCAGGGCTGGTAAACGTGATGGTTAATACCACAAAGAGAAATGATATTTGTGGTAGCTGACGGTTTGGTCTCATTCAGATCTAAAATTGAGGTTGCTCAGATAATTGGCTTTCAGGAAGAAACTGCCACCATATTGTATAATTTTCTCATTATTTAAAAATAATACCTCATAAAACCGGTTCAAAAATTTCACCCCATTTAAACAGGGAACGCATGAAATCAACAAAGTAGAACAGGGTTGGCCAGGCTAATTCTTCTCGGCCTGATCAGATAGACCAGCGCCCAATGGAAGCGGCTGGTTTGTTATTTTTCTCCAGATAATGCAGCCGCAGAAAGCCAGCCACCAAGGAATTAGTACCCAACTTTGCCTCATAATAAGGATCTTTGGGTTCACGCAGGAAAAGCTTACCACTCCACAACGTCTGAACGCCGATTTCGGCGAGTTTCTTAGCCTTTTCATACATCCTTTCATCACCGAGTATTTCATATGCATCCAGCGAAAATTGAAGGTTACTCGCCAGGCTGTTGACCACAAACTTGTCCGGCCAGGTATGGTCCACCACAATATCCGCCACCCTTTTTACCATGGCCAGGTACGCTTTGTCCCCTGTCACCTTGTAAAAATAGGCCGCAACACTACCAAAGAGTAGCATGTCTGCAACGCCATAACCTGTGGCGATCACAGGGATCATCTCCGTTCCGACCGGTTTACCATCCAGATCCACCAGGGCATGATAGCTGTTTTGTTTAGGATCCCAGGAAAACTTTTCGGCAGCCTTGAACATCACCCCGGCTTTTTCCCTGAAACCGGCGAACGCTGGATTGATGGCAGAAGCTTTCAACAGATAATAACACAATAAGGCCGTCGACGTCAGAGATGAATATCTGCCAGTCGGGCGCGGGTCGTCGATGCAGCTGACGATCAGGTTGGTCTTTGGGTTGCGGTAGTTCCAGTAAAGGTTTCCCGATCCCTCCGCCCACCTTTTCCACTCCGGATTGTGGTTTTTGTCATAAAGGAAGCTGAATGAGTAGGCATACAGACCGGAATGCTTGATCCACGCCTGCCCTCCGTCCTGATATTGTTCCAGGCCACGGTATTCGGGCTTTTCTACCTTGTTCCAGCGCGCGTGGCGGTTGAAAAGAAAGCTCTGGGTGACGGGTGAACGGAAATGTCCGCGTACCCCGGCAATCGCTTTGCGTACGGCTGCCGAATCAATGTTCCAGAGATAGGTCCAGGGCGGTGTATTCTCGATAAATTCGTGCGTAAACATCGTTCCCGGCCGGTCGAGATCGCCCTCCATGATTGTTTCATTGAAGAAATTGTAATACAGATGCTCGCCCCAGCCCAGCAATCCGGTGTAAGGGTTCTGGCAGTATTTGATAAAGTCACGGGTATAGTCCTCGCCGGCCGATTTGTACTTAGGGTCGCCGGTGAGTTGCGTGAGATCATCCAGAATACGGATGGTTTCCACATCATGATAGTAATTGCTTCCGCCAACAGCCCGGTCCGATTCACGTGTGCCTTCGGTTGGAGGTACCTTGGATTTGGGCACGCTCATATCACGCGAATCGATCACGGACGCCAGCATATGCGACTTTTTTGTACCATACACGTCTTTCCCGTAGGTGATCAGGTTGTCACAATGCGTTTTGACATAAAACAGGTAGTCCTTTTGCTGTGAGAAGCTCAATACCGGTGTTAATACGAGGGATATTAACAAGACCCCAGCAAGAAAGAAAGCTGGGGTCGAAGGAAAGCGTGACACTATTTTTTTCGTTTGATTCATTGTTCCCGGACTATTGTTTATCCCACCAAACCCTTGTTTTGAAATCGTCTGTGCCCTGACGCGCCACAGCGGCATTGTAGTTATCAGCATTTAATACCGGCTCGTCTTCTGGGTAGCGTAATCTGCGGGGGTAAGTCCCGTCGGTTTCATTGCTCGGATAATTGATGGGCGTCAGCTTGGGATAGCCGGAGCGGCGCACATTGGCGTAGGCTTCCAGGCCATTCATGAAACAGGCCGCCCAATATTGGGTATTGATCTGTTCGTATGCTTTTTCTTTGTCAGCAATGCCTACGAAAGGATTAGCTGCCAGATAGGCATTGATTTCGGCATCCGTAATCACCGCGGACGCGTCATATTTGGCAACGTTTTTCATCGCTCCGGCAACGCCCTCTTTATAAAGCGCGGCAGCATCTCCGCTGATCCAGCCCCTGACCACCGCTTCCGCCAGCATCAACTGGACTTCGCCGTAAGTAAGGCACATTCTGGGGCCGTCGAGTTTTGCGTAAACATCCCGGTTAATGCCCGAATACTGGTGTTGGTCTTTGGTATTATCCCAGCTCGCATTTTCTTTGATAGTCACCAGATTGAAACCGTTCGGCATTCCCTTTTGAATAGCGGGATCGGTGTTTTTGGTCGATGCTTTGGAAGGATCGGAATACACGGCTACCATGTGTTTGAGACGGGGATCGTTACGGCTTTTCATATAGTTGAAAATGGTCGCGCTAACCTTGCCCGGCGACACGCCCGACACGGATAATGTCCAGCTTTCTCCGTTCACGAGGGATTGATTGGCACCCGTTTTGTCCGGAAACCTGACGTACATATTGTCGTCAACAGAGGTGAACACCCCGCCGGCGAACGCCTTCTTTACCCAGGTTTCGGCCGTTGCCGGTTCTATTTTCTGCAACCGCATACCCAGCCGCAGCATCATCGAGTAGCCGAATTTCTTCCACTTCACAACGTCCCCTCCGTAAATAATGTCGGCCGTTACGGGTCCTTTGGAAGCATCAAGCTTTGCCGTTGCATCTTCCAGTTCGCTCAGCATGCTGTAATAAATATCCTTTTGCGTATCGTATTTGGGCTTGTAGTTCTGGGTAGTATAGCCCTGATTTGCTTCTGAATAAGGCACATCTCCGTACAAATCTGTCAGGCGGTGATAAATAACCGTTTTCCAGATCCGCGCCATGTGATGGAGATTGCTTAGTTCCGGTTTGTCCTTCGACAACAGAATAGCATCTTCCAGCAGCTTACTACCCCCATTAATCGCATTGAATGTGTTTTTCCACAAACTCTCGCTCCCTCCCTTATTATACACGTATTTATCACCGAAGAAATCAAATGTCCCGGCATCGCTAAGTGTCGAAAAATGCTGGACGAAAGTCTCGGTATAATGCAGTGAGGCCCCTTCATCGCCTCTCGACGAAAACAGTTGCGCGGAGGTGAACAGGTAGGCGGGGCTGAAGAGCTCGCCGGTAGCCGCATTAGGGTCTTTATTCAGTTCTTCAAAATCGCCGTCGCAGCCGGCCAGGAACACCATGCAGCTCGCAAACATCAGGCTTAATATTTTTTTCATCTTATGATAGATTTGATCCGTTGCCGATTAGAATTTCAGATTCACATTAAAGCCGTAGCTTCTGGTAGGAGGAAGTGCCGTTGATTCGATCCCCTGATCATTACCCGCCGACAAATTCGTTTCGGGGTCGATGCCGGGCGTATGTTTCATCAGGATCTGAAGGTTTCTTCCTACCAATGAAACACTGGCACCTTTGACAAAGCCGATCTTCTCATACACCGTACGTGGCAGATTGTACGTCAGCGATACGTAGCGAAGTTTGATGAAACTGGCATCGTACAGATAGTCGTCCAACGCGTCGCGGCGTCTCACGATAATATCCCGGTTATTGACCTGTGCGGGTGTTACCAGCACTTTGTTTTCTTCACCGGTCTCGGTCACGCCGGGCAGCACCACGCCATTCGCTCTTCCAAGCAGCGACCGTGGCGACATTCCGCGGTGTTCGAGGTTATAATTGGTGTTCGAATAAATCAGGCCTCCGAATTTACCGTCCACCTGGGCTGAAAGCGTCAGGGATTTGTAGCTGAATGTGTTTGTGATACCAGTGGTATATCTTTGAATACCCGAACCGAACGCCTTCACAGTGGTAGGTACGATCGGCAGGCCTTTGGCATCCATCACATCCCGCCCGTTTGCATCGCGCTTAATCGTGCGTCCGACGATCTGTGAATATTCCTCACCTACGATTTGTTTGAGGAAAACCTTGGTTGACGTTCCCAGCAGGAATTCGTTGGTCGAATTGGAGATTTTCAGGATCTTGCTTTTGTTGTAGGCCACATTGAGCGAAACATCCCAGCTAAAATCCTTCTTGGTGACTGGCCGCACGGTAAAGAGCATTTCAACACCCCGGTTGCGGAGCTCTCCCACCGTAACTACGGCGCCATTATATCCGGTAACTGACGAAACGGTTTCGGTAGTAATGTCATTTTTGGTGGACCTGTTGTAAGCAGCGATGTCGAACCCTAGCTTACCGTTGAACAAACGCAGATCCAGACCTGCCTCTAATTCGTTCACGCTCAGTGGACGAAGGTTTTTGTTAGGAACAATGGCCTGGTTGATGGTACCCAGCGGTTTGCCGTCGTAGCTGAAAGGCAATACCCCGTAGGTCAGGTTAAGCTGGTAGGGATCTGTTGCACCACCCACAGAAGCATAGGAAACCCTGAATTTCCCAAAACTGATAGCCTTAGGCATCTCTAACGCGTCTGAAAACACGTAACTGAGGCTGGCCGACGGGTAAAAGTAGTTGTTTGATTCTGGGCTGAGGGTTGAAAACCAGTCATTCCGGCCGGTGACATTCAGGAACAGATAATTTTTGTAGGCCAGCTCGGCGGTACCAAACAAGGAGTTTATCTTGTTGTCCGTAATAGTCGTGGTTGTGTTGCGAACTGATGTATTGTTTATGACCTCCAGGCGGGGCGTGATAATGCCGGAACCGCTGATGTTGGTACCATTGCTGTGTTGCGACATCAGGTTACCACCTGCATTGACCACGAGATTGAAGTT
This Dyadobacter sp. UC 10 DNA region includes the following protein-coding sequences:
- a CDS encoding sialate O-acetylesterase, producing MRPNRQLPQISFLFVVLTITFTSPAFAVVRLPNIIASNMVLQQKSEAVLWGWADPGEKIYITTSWNTKTDSVTGDRDARWKIKVATPQAGGPYVITLKGSNVITLDNILIGEVWVCSGQSNMEWSSYQNVQQIMDEMLNSANANLRLFHVPKSTSKFPQENIEGNWKTCESASLEGFSAVGYFFAKALQQKLNVPVGIINSSWGGTPAEVWAPEGLVTNDPELLTAAGKQIVTAAWPVDPGYAYNSMIHPITNFPIAGAIWYQGEGNVNTAATYTKLFSAMINSWREAWQKQFPFYFVEIAPFAYPNPNVGALLREAQAKTLTVPKTGMVVISDLVDNIKDIHPKNKKDVGLRLANYALAETYGQNVQAYKSPYFNRMEVIGSKANLYFDNAPAGFKTSDGQSPNEFYVAGADQVFVPASVKIENDRLVVSSAQVKTPVAVRFAFSNEAMPNVFSKDGLPVAPFRTDNWEVKSGSGRSANAD
- a CDS encoding SusD/RagB family nutrient-binding outer membrane lipoprotein produces the protein MKKILSLMFASCMVFLAGCDGDFEELNKDPNAATGELFSPAYLFTSAQLFSSRGDEGASLHYTETFVQHFSTLSDAGTFDFFGDKYVYNKGGSESLWKNTFNAINGGSKLLEDAILLSKDKPELSNLHHMARIWKTVIYHRLTDLYGDVPYSEANQGYTTQNYKPKYDTQKDIYYSMLSELEDATAKLDASKGPVTADIIYGGDVVKWKKFGYSMMLRLGMRLQKIEPATAETWVKKAFAGGVFTSVDDNMYVRFPDKTGANQSLVNGESWTLSVSGVSPGKVSATIFNYMKSRNDPRLKHMVAVYSDPSKASTKNTDPAIQKGMPNGFNLVTIKENASWDNTKDQHQYSGINRDVYAKLDGPRMCLTYGEVQLMLAEAVVRGWISGDAAALYKEGVAGAMKNVAKYDASAVITDAEINAYLAANPFVGIADKEKAYEQINTQYWAACFMNGLEAYANVRRSGYPKLTPINYPSNETDGTYPRRLRYPEDEPVLNADNYNAAVARQGTDDFKTRVWWDKQ